ctgttaggaggaagttgttgccagagagagtgactggcattggaatgggctgcccagggaggtggtggagtgcccatggctggaggtgttgaagcgcagctgcatgaggctcttagtgccatgggttagttgattagagagaagggttaggtgataggtagGACTCActgacctcatccctggaggtgtttcagaggaggctgcatgaggcacttagtgccatgggttggttgttagaaggtgttaggtggcTCAATGGtctccaaggtcttttccaacctgcttagttctgtgattctgtgatgctaaggTGCAATCCCCTTGCAGACACCAAACTACCCAGGTTGTGTTCTTGCTCTTCTCTTTCAGGAAGGAGAGCAGGATGCAGCCTCTTATAAATGTTTTCCTGGGGTCCTTTCTCCTCGGGGCTGTTGGAGCTGTGCccctcagggaggctgtgatttACGACTCTGGCTTCTATGACATGCTGCTTGGAGAGCTCTCTCCCCCAACTGACTACGATGAAAacaagcaggctgagcagctggaggTAAGAACTTCACTGACTTCTCTCTCTTCCAAGGGCCTTTTAAATGTTTTCCAGACAGATCTGCACCGTTTGGCTGCTGTTCCATTTGATTGATCAACTTTCCTGCGCTGAGAGCACAGCCAAGGTCACAGGgacagaggatgttaggggtgggaAAGGATTTCTGAAGAGCTTTGAATCCAAGGGAGGggagtgaggatgctgaggggactggagcagtgcctggtgaggagaggctgagggccctggggatgcttagtctggagaagagaagactgagaggggattgaatcaatgtctctaaatctctgagggctgggggtcaggagggggggacaggctctgctcactgctgcctggcacaggacaagcagcaatggatggaagctgcagcagaggaggttccagctcaacacaagagcaacttcttgactggcacaggttgcccagagaggctgtggagtctccttctctggagccttttccaggctgtgttcctgtgtgccctgagctagggtgtgtggtcctgctgtggcagggagcgtggacttgatgatctctttggaccccttccaacctctcacaTCTGTGAGCCTACTCAGAAATAAAATGTGGATAGAGGCTTTGGAGACAACAGGATCAACTCTTCCACAgttgcagagcctgggctgcagcagcagcagtgtggccagcagggccaaggaggggattctccccctctgctatGCTCTGcacagaccccacctggactcctgcatccagtgctggagcccctgggacaagagggctgtggagatgctggagagtgtccagagcagggccaggaggatgctgagaggctgcagcagctctgctgtgagcacagcctgaaagagttggggctgtgcaggctggagcagaggaggctcccaggggaccttcttgtggcctcccagcatctgaaggggactacaaaaaagctggggagggacttttgaggctgtgagggagtggcaggactggggggaatggagcaaagctgaagctggggagagtgaggctggaggtgaggaggaagttgttgagcaggagagtggtgagaggctggaatgggttgcccagggaggtggtggaagcctgatccctggaggtgtttgaggccaggctggctgaggctgtgtgcagcctgctctagggtagggtgtccctgggcatggcagggggttggcactggctgctccttgtggtcccttccaaccctgactgattctatgactcaatggTTCTGCATCCTCAGACAGACATCTGCTGCCTCTTCCTTCATTATTGCTCTCGATGAATATTTATACCACAGTAGGGTCCAGAGGCCTCAGCCAGCACTTGGTCTGTATTGTCCCAACTGCTCTGCAAAGGTATACAAAGGCAGATTTCCTCACTGAAAGTGGATAGCATCAAGCCAGGCTCTCACAGGCATCCTTTGTTAGCTTCTCCCTGGCTAAAACAGAAGGCTCTTTGAAAGTGAAGCTTTGTTTGGATAATGAGTGAGAAAAAGCAACTTGTGGAGAGATTCTTATGTAAATCAAGCTCTGATGGCTAAGAAAACCACACTGCAAACTCCTGGCTTCAGTGCCTGTGTCCACACCACCACTCCATTGGCCTTCAGGTAGGAAACCTCCTATTAAAAGAATCAAGAATGAAAATATAGGACAATTGTGTGAGGTTGAACGagagccaagtgccaggtcctgcacttgggtcacaataaccccaggcaatgctacaggcttggggcagagtggctggaaaacttgcccagcagaaaaggtctTGAGGGTGATGCTTggcaggcagctgaagatgagccagcagtgtgcacaggtggccaagggggacagcagcatcctggcttggatcagcaatggtgtggccagcaggagcagaggagtggTCATGCCCcatactgggcactgctgaggccacacttcaagtagtgggttcagttttgggtccctcactccaagaaggacatttgggttctggagcaggtgcagagaaaggGATCcaagctgggaaagggtctggagaacagggctggggaggagcagctgagggaactgaggctgtttagcctggagaagaagaggctgaggggagacctcattgctttccagagctccctgacaggaggcttCAAGGAGGTGAgggttgagctctgctccctCATTTCAGGagatagaagaagaggaaatggcctgaaattttgccagggcagaggtaggttggagatgaggaaaattctttgctgcaagagtgatcagggattgcaagaggctgcccagggaggtggtggagtgcccttgcctggaggtgatcaagaagcctgtggccatggcacctgggggttgtctcaggttgatggttggacttagcTGTTTAGAGGTCCTCTCCAATCAAAAGGAGATGCCAGAGAGTTTTAGCAGCCTCCTTTCTCTACTCAACTTATTTATGCAGCAGCAAATGCCCTTTGGTCtgagctgccttcagttttggcccCCCCAGTTGAAGAgcgacagggatctgctggaggaggtccagcagagaggatgctgaggggcctggagcagtgcctggtgaggagaggctgagggccctggggctgctcagtctggagaagagaagactgagaggggattgaatcaatgtctctaaatctctgagggctgggggtcaggagggggggacaggctctgctcactgctgcctggcacaggacaagcagcaatggatggaagctgcagcacaggaggctccagctcagcacaagggcaacttcttgcctggaagggtcccagagccctggcacaggctgcccagagaggctgtggagtctccttgtgtggagccttcccaggcctgtctggatgtgttgctgtgtgccctgagctggattgtgtggtcctgctctggcaggggggctggactggatgagctctttgggtcccctccaaTCTGTGAcaacctgtgagcctgtgatcctctacagcctgagcagctgctgcatggcTGTGCAGTGGCTCACAGATCTGTTCATTTTCGAGATGAAGCAGTGGGAGAGCAAAGGAAGTTAAATGCAAAAGGTGGGAGAAACAAGCATGAGGCACTTTGGGAAAGGCAAAAGAACCCCAAAACCTCCACCAGAATTAGGTATTTTCATGGGAGCCTTTGGTAGTTTCTGTCCCTTTCTGATGGGTCAGAGTGTGGTGCCACTGCCCTTTGAGCTTGTGAGGTCTCTTTAAGATCCAGACCTTTAAGCATGGTTTCTGCAGTaaaagcagcactgcaagggGACACAAATCCTGCAGATTTAAACTCACTGCATGTACCAGATCAGCTTTGATCCTAAAAGACAGAGGCATGAAATAGACAATAGAGCTGCCCCTGGAATTAACCTGGCAGGCTCCAGCCTTGCCACTTAGCTCTTTGTTTCCTGTATTTCAGTACTTTGAcaaaggaagttccacctcaacagagaatcagagagtgaatcagagaatgtcagtgcctggaagggaccttgaaaggtcttCTGGGCCAGAAGCAGGATCCTggtcctgccagggcaggataacctagatcatagaatcatagattcaaccaggttggaagagaccttcatccagtccaacccagcacccagccctagctaatcaactagaccagtctatgctcacagcagagctgctgcagcctctgagcatcctcctggccctgctctggacactctccagcatctccacagccctcttgtcccaggggctccagagctggatgcaggactccaggtggggtctgagcagagcagagcagagggggagaatcccctccctggccctgctggccacactgctgctgctgcagcccaggctctgcttggctttctgggctgcaagtgcacactgctggctcctgctgagcttctcctccaccaatGGTTTTTCCTTCAATGTTTTCTTATGCCAGGTATTAAATCTGCCTTGGGAGGCTGTTTATGATTTGAAGAGTTGCAACTCTTGGCAGAGAGAACCACTCCTTGTTGTGCTTCTCTGCAACATTCCTCCTCCTTTgtgatctttttctttttacagaaGGAATATTACttagaggaggaaaggaaatgcaGCCCCATCCTCACCCCCCCAGCAAATCCCTAGGGAGAATAATTGTATGAAGTGAGGGAGAATCAGttctgtttcttccttttttttcactCAAGTGCATGtggccaaaaccaaacaaacatctGGAAGCTGAAGGATTAATTTAATACAAAATAGAGTCCAAGCAACATCTTTGCCTTGTTACAGTTGTGGATCATTTATCAGACATGGAAAAGTTATCCACCTGCAGGGATCAGATGAGGCAATAATGGGAAGCAGACTTGGACTGTGggtagtaggttgagagaggttctcctgctccttcaccctgccctggtgaggcagcATTTGgttgctgtgtccagttctgggccctccagttcaagagggacacagaactgctggagagagcccagcacagagccacagagatgctgcagggaatggaacagctctgtgaggagcagagcctgagggagctggggctgtgtgctgggagaggagcagctgagaggggacctcagcaatggttctcaatgtgtgcaggtgagtgccaggagctggagccaggctctgctgggggatgccagtgccaggagctggagccaggctctgctgggggatgccagtgccaggagctggagccaggctctgctgggggatgccagtgccaggagctggagccaggctctgctgggtgatgctcagtgtcaggccaaggggcactggatgggagctgaggcagaggaagttgcatggaaacatgaggaggatttttccctgtgagagtgccagagccctggcacaggctgcccaggggggttgtggagtctccctctctgcagacattcaaaccccacttggatgtgttcctgtgtgatctggtgtaggagatcctgctctggcagggagattggactggctgagcttcgaaggtcccttccagcccctgacactctgtgattctgatcaAAGCTCAGGACagggactctgctctgctttgcacagcactgcaggagcagcaggcagcatgtGCAAGCACTTTAGTGCAGCACTACCCGGggtcaataaaagcctggaatGCCTTTTTCCCTCTGGGCTTCCTCAGTCCAGAGAACATCTGCCCCATTTCCTTTGTTCCCAAAGTCCTGTTTGATTTGTCCCCAGCTCCATTCCTGGTTAAGCTGTCTCAGTGTCAGTGCTGCAGATGGGAGCTTTGGCTATTTGCCTGCATGAagctacaaggtgcacccttgTAACACCAACAGGTTAGACAGCCATAGTTCAGCTAAAGTTCACTGCCATGGACTACAGAATCATTGAtttttttgggttggaaaagccctttcatcttatccagtccaaccatcaacccaacaccactgtggccatcaaATCGTGTCCCCAGGTGCTACATCCACACCTTTCTtggacacctgcagggatggtggtgACTTTTTCATGGCATTTTTTCCCATTCATAAACCCTACTTATCAATATTAACTGTGGCTTACTGGGGAATACCTCCAGATTATACAGAGAATCAGGCAAAATCTGGATCTGCAAGGTTCAGGGTTTGGTGGTGTTCCACTGCTTCTGTATCTGTGGTCTTCAGGGAATCTGATTGATGAGAAATAttgcacagaactgcagaaggttggaagggacctttggagtccaaaccctctgctaaagcaggatcactcaggacaggtcacacaggaacagatccagatgggttttgaaagtctccagagaaggagactgcacagcctctctggacacagcctgctgcagggctcagcaccctcacaggaatcataaaatcacagaatcaagcaggttggaagagagctccaagctcagccagaccaacctagcacccagccctgcccaaccaaccagaccatggcactaagtgccccagccaggcttggcttcaacacctccagccacagccactccaccacctccctgggcagcccattccaatgccaatcactctctctgacaacaacttcctaacaacatccagcctgaacctgccctggcacagcttgaggctgtgtccccttgttctgttgctggctgcctggcagcagagcccaaccccacctggctacagcctccctgcaggtagttgtagacagcaatgaaggaAAGGAAGTTTTAACTCATGTataggtggaactttctgtgctccagtttgtgtccattgctccttgttctactATTttagatcacattctgtgttcctgtctgacctgcactagatcctatggtcctgctctggcagagagggttggactcaatgatctatggggatcccttccaacccctcacatcctgccAACCTGggagacagcaatgaaggcAGAAACCTACACATGGCTCTTGCCAAAACCAAGGTGCTGAGTTTCCAGAGTAACAGCCACAGAGCTCTTGTACCTCTTCCTTGCTGCTCATAGCTTCTCTTCCTGTGGATATCCTCTTTGGCCAAGTCTTGCAAGgctaaaagcttttttttccctgcatccATTCTAACAGATGAgtacagaaaggaaaagagagaaagaaaaggttgagggtggtgagacactggcacaggtttcccagggaggttggggagcacagaagcacccaatgtgatctttgatcacattgggtgcttctgtgctccccaacctccctggaggtgtccaaggccaggttggatgaatccttgagcaacctgttctagtgggaggtgtccctgcctgtggcagggggttggaactggctgagctttgaggtccctcccaacctgaaccattctatgattctgcaccCTTCACCTTAGagcatatccctaagcaccgcatccaaacgagcctccagcacatccaggcttggtgataggttggactcgatgatctcaaaggtcttttccaaccaggttaATTCTGTCTGTGAtccaaagaaatgaaaacaccGAGAGAAAAAAAGTGAACGTTGGGTGCTGGAGTTTCAGCACCATCAGGGTGGATTAGAGCTGCCAAAGAACAGGCAGCTCAAGCGCTCAACCTCAGCCCGTCTGTGACCTCTagtgggagaagaggagcagctggaagagaagcagctgccAGTGGAAGTGAACAGTTAACCTTTCCTGCTCCCTTTTTGCTCTTCCCTAGACAGAGattggcacagccctgccttctGCAATTCAAGAGAGTTATTCTTCTGCACCCTTGACAGAAGAGCCTGAGGAGGAAGCATCGACGCCAAAATTAATTGACGggtctgcagcacagggctctgggGTTCTGGGACCCCAAACTCAAGATGGTTAGTAGGGGAGCAAAAAGGCATGAGGGTTGTGTGAGTGGCTTTGCTTTTGAGGAAAGCTcattctgctctcagcctgtctttgtaggagaacttctccagccttctgatcgtcttcatgggctgctcagggaggtggtggagttatcatccctggaggtgttcaagaaaagactggatgaggcacttagtgccatggactggttgactggttagggctgggtgctaggttgggctggatgagcttggaggcctcttccaagctgcttgattctatgattctatgattcatggattggatgagcttggaggtctcttccaagctgcttgattctatgattccagctgGTCCATGTGCTGCATGCCCAGGATGCAAGTTGCTATGCATGATTTGCATACAAGATGTATCATATAATAAATAGTACATATCATAGAGTGCAGTCCAAAGAACCaaactgcatcctgggctgcatccaaaaaagtctggccagcagattggcagcagaggtgattctgtccccctgctctgctctgttgagacctcacctggagtgctgtgttcagccttcaacacaagagaggcatggacatgctggagtgggtccagaggagatcacaaaaatggtcagagggctggagaacctctgctatggggacaggctgagagagtaggggttgttcagcctggagaagagaaggctctggggacaccttagagcagcctgctagtatctgaaggagacctccaggaaacctgggcaggggctgttcagaagggcttggaaTGAGGGTAGTGGTTTCAAAGAGCAGCAGAGtaaatttaggttggacatcaggaggaagttctgcacagggagagtgatgagatgttgGAACAGGTtcctcagggatgtggttgaggccccttccctaaagacattcaagatcagacttcaTGTGGGCCAGGGCAGTGTGTTCTAGTCAGAGGAGTCCCTACTGAGTGCAGAGGctttggacaagatgccctttgaggatcctttccaacccaatgccatCTGTGTATTATatgatcatagactcatagaattgtttgggttgggaaagacaAAGGTCATCAAGGTCAACCATCAACTCACGTCCACCACagctattaaaccatgtcccagagtgccatggccacatttctggaacacctccagggacagtgactccaccacctccctgggcagcctgtttcagtgcctggtGTGGTGATCAAGTCAGAATACAGTgagaggttggcctgggtgatcttggaggtttcttccaacttgtttggttctatgattctatgaacagtctCACTGACAAATGTCACCACCCTGCTTAGAAGAGCACATCACTGAAGTCCTTGGGGTCATTTTGGTGCTGCTATTTGGTAAtaagctgttttcctttcaactCTTTGCTAGGCCTTCCTACTTGCCTTTTGTGTACGTGCCTGGGGACCACAGTCTACTGTGATGACCATGAGCTGAATGCTGTTCCACCCCTGCCTGGGAGAACCACCTACTTCTACTCCCGCTACAACAGAATCAAGAAGATCAACAGAAATGACTTTGCTCACTTAAGTATGGAGAGCAATGCTATTGCTCTTACCTGTGGTTGCTCTTACTTCTAGCTCAAAGAGGttggaggacagggaggtggttgaagacAGGCAGCATGGCTCCACCTAGGGGAagtggagtactgcgtccagtgctggagcccctgggacaagagggctgtggagatgctggagagtgtccagagcagggccaggaggatgctcagaggctgcagcagctctgctgtgagcacagcctgaaagagttggggctgtgcaggctggagcagaggaggctcccaggtgaccttcttgtggcctcccaggatctgaagtgggctacaagaaagctggggagggacttttgaggctgtgagggagtgataggagtggggagaatggagcaaaggtggaggtggggagagtgaggctggaggtgaggaggaagttgttgagcaggagagtggtgagaggctggaatgggttgcccagggaggtggttgaggccccatggctggaggtgtttgaggccaggctggctgaggctgtgtgcagcctgctctagggtagggtgcccctgggcatggcaggggggttggaactggctgatccttgtggtgccttccaaccctgactgattctgtgatgctgtgatcttgGATCAGCAatgttgtggccagcaggagtagggaagtgatgttcctgcctgaccaacAGAGCAGCTGCCTACAGCAGTGTGACTACATCAGTAGACAAGGGAGGACCAAGAAATGTCATCTTTCTGGTCTTTGGTGAGGTCTTTGACACAGTGCCCGACACCATCCTTCACTCCAAAGTGGAGAGGTTTGCATTTGATGAGTGcactctccagaggagaaggagctggtctcaggttcccttccaacctgaggcaTTCTGTGTGTGTGAGTATGGATTATTGTGCTGCCTACCCACACAGAGCTGCCACCTCATGGCTCAGGACTGGGTCACACTCCAGACACTCCACTTGGAATTTAAATCACGTATtggcttctttcttcttttaacccCCTCAGGAAATACATTCTCACACACTTGCTGCATCTTctttctctgccaggcaacttgaAGAGGATTGATTTGACTGCAAACTTTATATCAGAGATCCATGAAGATGCCTTCTGGAGACTGCCCCAACTTGAGGAGCTGGTGCTTCGTGACAACAGGATAAGGCAGCTCCCTGAGCTACCACCCACCTTAAAATTCATTGATGTCAGTAAGAACAGGCTTGGGCACAAAGGAATCCCTAATGAGGCATTTAAGGTAAGTCTGGGTTTGGTGGGAAAAGATTTTCAACCTACCTCCAAAGGATGTGGTTTAGAAGAGCAGCCCAAGAGGACCTTTAAAGcagtagaatcatggaatcatagaattggttggactggatgatcttggaggtctcttccaacctggttgattctatgagtctatgaatcacagactcagaatcacagaaccagtcagggctggaagggaccaaaaggctcagccagttccaacccccctggcatgcccagggacacctcacaccagagcaggctgtgcacagcctcagccagcctggcctcaaacacctccagggatcaggcttccaccacctccctgggcaacccccgccaggctctcaccactctcctgctgaacaacttcttcctaacacccaatctgactctccccatttccagctttgttccattccccccactcctatcactccctgacagcctaaatagttcctcctcagctttcttgtagcctccttcagatgctgagaggcatcaataaggtcacctgggagccttttcctcctagactgcacaaccccaactctttcagtctctcctcacagcagagcagcttcagtcCTCTGCTCATCCATTACAGGAGTTGAGATCACAGGAATCATGTCTGTGCTGGCTGTTGGGTGGTCTAAAACCACAGGGAACAGGCACAAACCTGGACctcagaagttccatctcaatgtgaggaggaacATCTGTAATttaagagtgacagagccctggaccaGGATGCCTCAAGAggtggttgcagtgaggtggaggttcatagaatcatagaatgcagcaggttggcagcccaatctagcacccagccctgcccaaccaaacagaccatggcactaagtgccccagccaggcttggctgcaacacctccagccatgtgcactccaccacctccctgggcagcccattccaatgccaatcactctctctgacaacaacttcctcctcacagccaacctggacctgccctggcacagcttgaggctgtgcccccttcttctgtccctggctgcctggcagcagagcccaaccccacctggctacagcctccctgcaggcagctgcaggcagcaatgagctctgccctgagcctcctctgctgcaggctgcacacccccagctccctcagcctctcctcacagggctgtgctccaggcccctccccagccttgctgcccttctccaaacaccttccagcacctgaacatctctcttgaattgaattgggctcttctccccacTAGcagatgacagaacaagagcaaaTGGGCCAAAATTGTGccggggagggttaggttggagatgagggaaaattcttttggtgcaagagtggttagggtttggaagaggctgcccagggaggtggtggagtccccatccctggaagtgttcaagaaacctgtggccatgcaCTCTGgagcatggtttaatggccatggtgggctggggttgtaggttggactccatgaggtCATATCCAACCAAACTAATCCTATATAAAATGTGTTAGCATCCACTGGTCCTTGCTGCAGTTCCACATTTCAATCTGAAGTGCTAAAGAGTTCCAAAAGGTCTATTTTCCCtgccttgtttttttcttcttccttcatcCTCTAGGATCTGCATCACCTGCAGCACCTCTACATTACTGACAACAACCTGGACCACATTCCACTGCCGCTCCCTGAAAGCCTCCAAGCTCTGCACCTTCAGGTAGGCTGCAAAGGAACAGCTCTGTTTATCTTACTCCATAGGAAGCCAAACTGGAAAGGGTCAATTATTCTCTTGGTTTGTGTCTTCTGCTTCTCCAGAAGTGTCCTCACTTTTGTCTGGTGGAGGCTCAAGTGGAgattagaatcctagaatcacagaatgcagcaggctggcagagagctccaagctcagccagcccaacctagcacccagccctgcccaaccaaccagaccatggcactaagtgccccagccagccttggctgcaacacctccagccatgggcactgcaccacctcccctgggcagcccattccaatgccaatcactctctctgacaacaacttcctcctaacatccagcctagacttgccctgccacaacttcaggctgtgtccccttcttctgttgctggctgcctggcagcagagcccaaccccacctggctacagcctcctctgctgcaggctcctgcacccccccagctccctcagcctctcctcacagggctgtgctccaggcccctccccagccttgctgcccttctccaaacaccttccagcacctcagcatctctctgcaattcaggagcccagaactggacacagcactgcaggggtgtcctgagcagtgctgagcacaggggcacaagaacctcccttgtcctgctgcccacactgctcctgagccagcccaggatgccattgtctctgct
The sequence above is drawn from the Pogoniulus pusillus isolate bPogPus1 chromosome 15, bPogPus1.pri, whole genome shotgun sequence genome and encodes:
- the EPYC gene encoding epiphycan, yielding MQPLINVFLGSFLLGAVGAVPLREAVIYDSGFYDMLLGELSPPTDYDENKQAEQLETEIGTALPSAIQESYSSAPLTEEPEEEASTPKLIDGSAAQGSGVLGPQTQDGLPTCLLCTCLGTTVYCDDHELNAVPPLPGRTTYFYSRYNRIKKINRNDFAHLSNLKRIDLTANFISEIHEDAFWRLPQLEELVLRDNRIRQLPELPPTLKFIDVSKNRLGHKGIPNEAFKDLHHLQHLYITDNNLDHIPLPLPESLQALHLQNNNIHRMHEDTFCRRKDLTYIRRALEDIRLDGNPINLSSTPYAYMCLPRLPVGNLS